ATGCGCACGGTACACATGATATGGTAATGGACATGATGAGCGCGAGAGGAAAGACGACGAGAAGAAGTACCATTCGAAATATCTTTCTTTTCCATACCGACCATTGGAAGCGATTAGGAAACGAGGTTGAGACGAATTACAAGAACCAAGCGGGAAAGATTTGATAAAATCTCGACTGCGGATGGTGGTAGCCCATAACTTGGATACTAGAAGAAACCTAGCTATGGATTTTACAGGCAATCTCCCAATAATCTCCATCACCAAGTCCAGAGGGAGTACATCATAGCTTGAGGCCTGTGGATTAATGGTCACAGTGGTTTTATTCTTTTTGCTGCGTGTGATCATCATCATATGCTtatttctaaaccctaaatatatctctctctctgtgcttttctgtttttttctcttttaaaagaGGAGTGTAGCCTGCCTTTTTCAATTTTGAAGAATTGATCTAAACCCTAGTACATCTCTCTAAATCCATACACGAGAAGCTTTATAACTTGAAAAAGGCAGGCCACAAGAGCACATTAATGGGCCTGACCATCCAACCAGAGAGGGCAACTGAATCTTGCCTAATCGGGTCGGGGCGTCATGGATGGGGGCCCTATGAATTTTGCAAAAGCGTATAAAACGGataggaattttttttctttttggtcaaaCGGATAGGAATTTCGgatgatgttttttttataaatgaaacaaacaaacaagaaagtAGGAATTTAACGTGATTAGAAATACTGTGGGAACACTTTTTTGTTTAGTGATTTGACTAAAAAATACTTATGttgttatattaaaaaagtttggttttcatgtttatatagaagatctggaaaaaaaaattatactgatTAAAGGAAAAAGTACTTACATGAGATATGGTATTAAAACATTGAagcatcaatactattaattcttcaacatgtccaattgatattaaTTGGGTCCAACAATTAATTATCCACTTTatctattttgaaaaataaaccactgcatctaaatatatattttgtaataacCATCACTTTAGTTTCGTAATTATCGGGATCCACTAAGTTATGCACAGGAATATTGATACGCGGTTAACTTGGTGGTTACAAAAACGGCAAATCGtgattaattgatttttatgGTCAGTTACTCGGGGAAAAAGTTAGGGACAATCGACCAGCCCAACAACAACATTTAAATACTAATGTTTTTGAGTTTCCagattttttttggaatataGGATAACTAATTTGAAAGCAGTTACCAACTACTATTTGAGAGTCTAACTAACTCTAAACTGATGAATTATTTTAGAAACTCATATTTGCAAATTAGGTAAATGATTACTAAACAAAATTGTAACTATActttgttatttgaaaaaaaaaattgttttgaggTAAAGTACAAAATTAATGTGTGAAATGAGTCAAATGACTATGACACAAGTGTATAATTATGTAACATCACAGATTAAATgcaattatcaaaactttttactaataatttaaataaaaatattttacacaaatatgagtacaaataaaaacataaatatgattaaaaagaaaaacaaaaatacgaCAATtgaatttctaaaaaaaatataaaacaaaaaatatatccgccttAGAAATAGCGAGTGAGAATCTAACTTCGTAATTAGAATGCAAACAACttctaataatataactaaaaatcaaaaagttaataactaaaaagttacgcattggttcaaccagtgatTCAACTGATGCACGAGTTCTGGGTTTTAGCGGGTTTTCGTAAGTTTTACCGGATgattaattaatgatttttttttctaaaatccaaACCGAATTACATATTAGATCACCGGATTTACCGTTTCAACCGCGGGTTCGGATTGGGGTTCAAAACACTAGGTACAAGTTTATAGTTATGAAACACCACAATATACACGTATCAAACccttttactaatattttttttttaaaaaaatagtatacaCAGATATGactacaaagaaaaacacaaatatgattaagtttctaaaaaaataaaacaaaaaaatatccgccttttgatttttttttagaaatttaatttttatatttgtatctttttattcatctttgtgtttttttgtaatcatatttgtgtaaaaagaaattcttaaatgattagtaaaaggttttaactttattaaaataggTGGAATaaacctatatcaataggtcatttttctaatttaatataatagattaaaatatatcaatattaaaaagtaatgtttaaaagtttagtaaacttttaaaatttaaattatttatattttatttgtaaaataaaatataatttaaacattttctataacaatTTAGAGttacgatatataataaaaaataaaataatattaaaactaataattatttaaatatatactattagaACAGGAACATGATCTATTAATATATGTGTGAtgcaactattttaatataattactagATTATGATCCGTCCTTAAAATGACAGATAGTGAAACtacaataaatgttttatttttagttattaacaaatataaaacggttataatataataataacattttatacatattatccGATACTATAAAGAGTACTCAAAACATCATTATACTATGTCAATAATGTAACTGtataaatttattacataaagTAATGTGTTATATTCATCAATTAAGAAACGCAATCCGGTTGtattaaaaagaagaataatTGTATTCCCTACACACCAAACCCACCCTATTTGCATTCCATACACTAAATCCCCATAATTTTCTTCCCCCATCACTACCATTCTCCCCCTCCACCCCCCTTTATGGTATCTGCATTGTTTTAGGGTATTCAGCcaattaactttttttaaaaaatgggtCCGAGAATTCTTGATATGAGATAcgtatttgattaataaaagtgGTTATGGttataatatgatttattttttaagtaggtaatataaataaaaagtagttggatataactttttatcaattggtcatgaaTCATGAtgctaaattaatagaatagattaattttttattaattatattaaaaatattatacaataaaaagtacaaaaataactaaaaactacaaatataaaaattaaatttcaaaaaaatataaaacaaaacatatacccgcccttttaagggcgggtcaaaatctagtcaatactattaaagttgaagtgtgccatattaataaaagttgtgtccaaaaaaattatgtatatgtaattatttgagtggtaaagtatatatatataactacttTTGACTTAGTGGACAATCAGAAATAAAAGCCACGAGTTATAATTCCAACTCCCTTTTAATAACCGTTTGGTATTATcaacaaacttttttttcttttgtaaacttTCTACAtgaattaaattacaaaaaaacttttcacatgaattttaatcatttgtttTCTTATCTTCAACCATATATTAGACGTATCCACTATTTTATTCACCATTGTATTTTTGATAACGAGTTTAaatggatttaaaaaaatattcatataaattcttttagtttaacaGATTTTAAATAGCttattcaattaaaatatttattaaatgtgattttatttaaaattagtgAAGATAATATTAACTCATttacatgtatacatatacttaacaaaatatattaagaactatttttaaatattgttcaaaaaaaatatttggttttctGATATAATACTTTAAGAAGCGTTCGAGTATATAAACCAGatctaatagagtatgagactTTAGAACTATTCGAGTTTCAGATATTCAAGGTTAAACATTTCAGTTTCACTCGGAGATTTTTAAATTTCGGCTCGGATTCgaagtttaaattatttaactaatCCTAAAATTcatatctaatttaaatttcataaaatctaaaagcaatattatatatctattctattaatttgtcaaaataatatatctattctattaatttgtcaaaataattgaaatattttttatggtCAAACAATCAAAATATAAACTGCGAATAACTGTAATTTTAAGCGGAAGgggtacaattttttttttttgcgggttgtgcgggtcaGATTTTTTGACCATGACAAATTGAAATCAGCTGGTTGACGGGGGTGGTTTCGACCAGTAACCCAGCCCTAATCGAACATATACcgaattaatttttaaattgttattatttaataaaatatattttaattaaaatttattcacatatataattacaaagaaaaatacaaatatattcacaaagaaaacaaaaatatgaaaactaaatttaaaacaaaaatatacatgtcCTTCTAAGGGCGGatcaaatttaatagtattgatttacTTACATCAATCAGTTAGTCTATAAGTTTAGGCATGACATAGCATTTTAGAACCGTTTGACTATATAGACTAGGTCTAACAGggtatgagactttgatttttggCTCGATTCCGAGTATGATTTTTGGGCAGGAATATTTTTGACTAAATATGTTAGGTAACcaataaaagatataatatgttacaaattttagtaataaagtttaaaaatagtTTCTGAAATGCTTATGactatagttatcaaaaattatattaaattaagttaATATTAGGCAcatatatgattacaaaaagcATAAATATCAGAATAAAATTTctcaaagaaaatttaaataaaatatatacccgccctttggaagggcgggtcaaaatttaGTAGATCTCATTAAACGATTATGGTGTAGTCGACATGGCATCTATAATTGTTAGTTGTCAACTTGTCCATATAACAGTAGCATAATTATCCATCAATTAAAACGTAAATAGAAGTAAAGAACTACAACCAATCATTAGTCCAGTGGTACCCCGAAGCTTCGGCTGAGGAAACGCGGGTTCGAAACTCGGGCGGAGAAGCGTGTCCAGGACCTTAACCGGTACAGACGCAGGCTGGCGCCGGGCCTAGGTGGTGGGCCCCGAAGGGGTCAACACctgattaatcaaaaaaaaaaaaaaaactacaaccAATCATTTATAAGCACAATGTGAAAGAATTGATCATGACGATTGATGACAACTACCCAAAAGTGTAAACAGTAACCACAACTGTGCATGGTAGGAATATTTTTTGTCTCATAGCACTGATCAAGCTTCGGCATTTGCTGCTGTAGCAGCTGGTGGATTAATCTCATCGCAAGCTTCAATCCATGTGAATGTAATCAGGGATTCCTCTCCTTAGGCTTGACGAGTTGAGTCGGTGCATCGTAATCAGGGATGTTAAGCCAGAGACCATGGGAAAACAGCAGTGATGAGTTGATAACACCTTCATGATGTATTCCAGACATTCAACAACAAAAgttctattttatttgttactACTTATATAGATCAAGAAGCAAGCAGACACATTAAAAGTCCAGCTGGTTTTAGAAAATATGGTGATCGTAGTTTATGAAGTAATTAATACTAATcaaaggttaaaaaaaaaacaaagtatgGTATCAGATATCATAAAAGCTGTGACATATTCTACAAAAACCGAACACTCTCTATGTAATCCGAAATGAAAATTCCTGTCCCCCGATGACGCTTGACGTCATACGCTGCGTCGCCTAGGACCTTAATTTTTCTGAAGGTATCAGTGTAGTGGTTGTAAAGGACAACATAAACATCACCAGAGTAGTAGCTGTATGGTACCATAATAAACTCACCCGTCGTCTGAGTGATGCCTTTGATGTATACATGAGGACAATTAAATAAATTCTTCCCAGGTTCAACACTGAAATTAACTTTCTTCAACCATTTCTGTTCTTTATCTTCAGCATTTTGATCCATAACCCACACATGAAACGTGGATGTTGATGTATTATTGGGTATTGCTACTTTCCCTTggtaattaaaaatcataacgTAACTACTATACGGACCCGGGGTTAGTGCAATCTCTGCTGGTACTCCGGTAATAAGATGAAACTTTTCAGATCTCAAATCAAATCTCATTAAGCTGTGTCCCGTGCCCGTTTTAGCAGCATAATATATAACACCATCCATGCACAACCCGTTAGAACAAGGACGGTGAGGGATGATGCTACATTTTAACATTCTCCATGATTTGTTCTTATCTCCCAGTGTGAATACTTGATGCTCAGACGATGACCCTTTAGAATTACGACCAATAATTGCTTGCGTCATGCACAATACTTTATACTCATCACTAACTGAATCATATCCGAAAAAACTTCTTGCGAGTATTCTATTGGTTTTGACTCTAGGTAAAGCTGTGGACTTACCGGTGGTGGGGTTAACTATGAATTGTTCTTGACCACATCCGATGCATATTAATCCATTCACGTAATTCGAACGGAACTCTATCCTCTGATAAGAATTTGGTAGTGGACATGATGAGCGCGAGAGGAAAGAAGACGACGAGAAGAAGTACCAATCTTCTTTACCCATATATTCTCCTCTAACTACAACACTTAACGCGATTAGGAAACGAGGTTGAGACGAATTAAAAGATCCAAGCGGGAAAGATTTATTAAAATCTCGACTGCGGATGGTTGTAGCCCATAACTTGGATACTAGAAGAAACCTAGCTATGGATTTCACAGGCAATCTCCCAATAATCTCCATCACCAAGTCCAGAGGGAGTACATCATAGCTTGAGGCCTGTGGATTAATGGTCACGGTGGTTTTATTCTTTTTGCTACGTGTGATCATCATCATTATGCTTGTTTCTAAGCCCTAAATATATATCTCTCTCCGTCTATCAATCGTTTTGAAAGAGAGGCATAGGTTAAacaatcttttatatatagGTTTTAGTTAAAAGCGTCCTAAGATTAGATCTAACCCTAGTAAATCTCTCTAGCTCCATATATATAGACACCAGACGCGTTAAATTAAAAAGGGCCATAATAGCATATCAATGGGCTTGCCCAAGGGCTGGCG
The sequence above is drawn from the Raphanus sativus cultivar WK10039 chromosome 7, ASM80110v3, whole genome shotgun sequence genome and encodes:
- the LOC108818068 gene encoding putative F-box protein At5g15670; this encodes MMMITRSKKNKTTVTINPQASSYDVLPLDLVMEIIGRLPVKSIARFLLVSKLWATTIRSRDFNKSFPLGSFNSSQPRFLIALSVVVRGEYMGKEDWYFFSSSSFLSRSSCPLPNSYQRIEFRSNYVNGLICIGCGQEQFIVNPTTGSSSEHQVFTLGDKNKSWRMLKCSIIPHRPCSNGLCMDGVIYYAAKTGTGHSLMRFDLRSEKFHLITGVPAEIALTPGPYSSYVMIFNYQGKVAIPNNTSTSTFHVWVMDQNAEDKEQKWLKKVNFSVEPGKNLFNCPHVYIKGITQTTGEFIMVPYSYYSGDVYVVLYNHYTDTFRKIKVLGDAAYDVKRHRGTGIFISDYIESVRFL